In the candidate division WOR-3 bacterium genome, one interval contains:
- a CDS encoding TIGR01212 family radical SAM protein (This family includes YhcC from E. coli K-12, an uncharacterized radical SAM protein.), translating to MKRYNKFSEHLKNLFGEKVWKISVDAGFRCPPQAKCIYCYNPSFVPETARRKVPLKEQILKGMEIIRNKRKVNKFIVYFQAFTNTYGDIEFMRKVYYEALNTHPDIVGISIGTRSDTVGDEVLELLSELNKKTYLWVELGLQSANDKTMEITKRGHNVKNFEEAVFKLKENNIRVMAHVIIGLPGDTYDDWMNTAFFLNKLKIDGVKIHPLHIVKYTELERWYKEGKYKPLEIEEYINAVCDFIERLKENILIARLTGEAPDNLLVAPDWCKNKMIVLNKIERELEKRESFQGKYLEDLKTFTLKNP from the coding sequence ATGAAAAGGTATAATAAATTTTCAGAACATCTTAAGAATCTTTTTGGAGAAAAAGTTTGGAAAATTTCAGTGGATGCAGGTTTTAGATGTCCACCACAGGCGAAGTGTATTTATTGCTATAACCCATCTTTTGTCCCTGAGACAGCAAGAAGAAAAGTTCCTTTAAAAGAGCAAATTTTAAAGGGTATGGAAATAATTAGAAATAAAAGAAAGGTTAATAAATTCATTGTTTATTTTCAAGCATTTACAAATACTTATGGTGATATAGAATTTATGAGAAAAGTTTATTATGAAGCATTAAATACCCATCCTGATATTGTTGGAATTTCAATTGGAACAAGAAGTGATACCGTAGGAGATGAAGTTTTGGAACTTCTTTCTGAACTTAATAAGAAAACTTATTTATGGGTTGAACTGGGTCTTCAATCAGCAAATGATAAAACAATGGAAATAACAAAAAGGGGGCACAATGTTAAAAATTTTGAGGAAGCTGTTTTTAAATTAAAGGAAAATAATATTAGGGTTATGGCTCATGTTATTATAGGATTACCTGGAGATACATACGATGACTGGATGAATACTGCTTTCTTTTTAAATAAATTGAAAATTGACGGAGTTAAAATTCATCCATTACATATTGTTAAATATACTGAACTTGAGAGATGGTATAAAGAAGGAAAATATAAACCCCTTGAAATTGAGGAGTATATAAATGCTGTATGTGATTTTATTGAAAGACTCAAAGAAAATATTTTAATCGCAAGATTAACAGGAGAAGCCCCTGACAATTTATTGGTCGCACCTGATTGGTGTAAAAATAAAATGATTGTATTAAATAAAATTGAAAGGGAACTGGAAAAAAGGGAGAGTTTCCAGGGTAAATACCTTGAAGATTTAAAAACCTTTACTCTGAAAAATCCATAA